In Desulfobacter hydrogenophilus, the genomic stretch TTATACGAATTTTCAATTGTATAACCGCCTTGGGACGACTCAAATTTTCCTAAAATTTTCAAATTTCCGGGCTGTTTTGTCTCTCTTTCATTGTTCATATCTCTTCTTTTGGGGCGGTCAAGGATAATGCCGTTTTTGACAATTCGCATTCCGGTTTTAGAAAAAGGGATACTTGAATTTTTTTTTGTCTTTCCGCCTATATCCGTTAAAACATAACCTGCTCCCCGTGGCCTTACTTCAAGACCGACCTTGGCCAGTTCTCTATGAAAGTCTTGCCAGGTATCAGATTTAATTGCCGCCTGGGCGATAAACTCTTTTGATTCTAAAATAAAGGTCTCAAAGGATTTTAGCCCGGTTTTAGTTTCAAAATCTTTGGCTTTGGAGTTTTCCCGTTTGGGCTCCCGTTGAAAAAATTCTTTTACCTCATGATCCCCGGCTGATTTTTCATAAAAACCAAACCGGTCTTGAAGCTTTTTCTTGGACAAATTTTTATCAAAATCGCTTAATTTTATATGATGACCATCTTTTTGTTTGTGGCCGATTGCAGCCAGAATACAGCCGTTCCCACGCATTTGCACAGTTAGGCCGTAAACGGCAAGTTCTTTGTGCAAGGACTGCCAATCCTTGGCATTGTCAAAGGCCTGCTTAATATCTGCTTGCCGCAGCTTCACGTAATCGCTAAATTGCTGTTCAACACCGATATCAACCTTAAGCTTATATTTTTCCTCCAGGAGCCGGCACGTTTTATCTCGTTTATAATAATCATAGAAAGGATCATGCCGAGTGTATTTTTCCTTATGAATCATATTGTAAGCAACGTGCATATGAGGATTGTCAGTGTTGATATGTATTCCGCAGAGCCGTTGATGGTCTTCAAAACCTAACGCTGCAGCAAATTCTTTTTCAATGTTTTTAAAATCCTCCAGGGAAAGTTTTTTGAAATCTTCGGGATGAAAACTGACTACCATATGATAAGTTTTTTCTTTTTTTGTCCGGGTATTCATTGCCTGGGTTGCTTTAATTTCATCAATGGCCAGATCATAATCCTGCCCCGCATAACAGCCGGCTGTCCATTTTGCAAAGAGCTTTTCTCTTTCATGACCGGCGCCTATATACAGCCCTAAACGCTTTATCTTGTCGTTTTGCGGTTCGCAATGGATTCGTTTTGATATCATGGCATTAAACTGTGATGATGGTACTATGGTCCAAAGACATCAAAAATGTCGGTGTTGCCTGAATATATGGAAGGAAACAGGGCTGCAACCTTACACCATATCCCGAATTTTAGAAATGACCGGCCTAAGCTGCCGCTGCCTGTCTTCAATGTCATGCAACACCTTTCTTATTTCTGAAGGAGGCACTTTTTTAAACCCCTGGGCAAGATAGTATTTAAACAGCCCTCCAAGCCTGCCAAGGTCAGCGTTCACTTTAAGCGCAGATAAAAAAGCTTCTTGATCAAGCCTTGATTCAATCCGCTGGCCATTTAGAATCCGGCGGATATATTCAGAGACAGAAAAACCCGTCTGTTTGGCAAGAAGCTTGATTTGGCAGTATTCTTTTTTCGTTACATAAGCTTTGAGGATGATTTCCCGCTTATCTTTTTTCATGTAAAACCCCTGCGTTTTTTTATATGAAACACCATCAAGAACAACGGTGTTTGCCTGCACCATTATTCCTGATGGTGTTACCTTGTTAATTGGCCCATTCCCAACGGTTTTGTGATATTGCCTCCGTTATCTGAGCTTGTTCGTTTCGTGACTTTGCATAAATCACATAATATTCGTTGCCGTCGTCATCTTGGACCTTTCGGCCTATATTGGAACCGATATAGACTGGTTGTGATTGTGAATATTGTGAGTAGGCGGTGTATTGATTACTGTTCATGGCGGCATAATACTTTAAACAATATGCCGGTAATTCAGGATCAACTGCCATTACCGTATAACCAGAAGAGTGGTTGGAAATAGAACTAAAATTACGTCCCGTTGAAATGACCACTTTGACAAGATTTTTATTTAACTGTTCAACAGTGCAGGAAGAACAATTGTAATCAACGAGGACGTTGATCAAGCTGGACATCCCATCTGCATTTGAATCAGGACATTTTTTCAAAAAAGATTTCCGGGCGTCCCTGGTGTCGGATAATTTCTTTTTTTTGATGCTGAAAAAATAATTTAAAGCAGGGTCACATTCGTCCGGCCTGTCGCCCGAAGACAAGCATAAAATAGATTCGCAAGCCAATTTCTGTTCATTTGTTAATTCATCATCTCCCCATGAGAGAGGCGTTTCTCCTAAAAAAACTATCCAAAAAAGAAAAATCGTAATTGTTGCTGAAAACTTTTTCATTTTAAAATCCTTAGTTTTTGTGTTTCCGATTGAAATCCATAATCGTTTCCTATTTCGGCGATATCCTCAATTTTTCGGCCTTCTTTGGTCCGTTTGATAAAAATCACCAGATCAACCGCCTCTTGGATTAAATCATCCATGGGATTCGGCACAACTTCGGCAATCAGCTGCTGCAGCCGGACCAGTCCTCCGGCACAGGAATTTGCATGAACGGTGCACACGCCTCCCGGGTGACCGGTATTCCACGCCTTTAACAGGTCAAGGGCTTCACCGCCCCTTACTTCACCAACAACGATTCTGTCCGGCCGAAGCCTCATGGTGGCTTTGAGAAGATGCTGCATATTGGTGTTCCGGTTTGTACGCAGCATCACCTTATTTTTTGACAGGCACTGTAGTTCGCTGGTGTCTTCAATAATGACAAGCCGCTCATCACCGGCAATATTTGCCAATTCTGCGAGAATCGCATTTGTCAGGGTTGTCTTGCCGGAACCCGTTCCGCCCACCACCAGGATGTTTTTTTTGTTTGCAATGGCATCACAGATGATTTGTTGCTGATCCGATGACATGATTCCCGACCGCACGTAATTATCCAGGGTAAAGATATTGATCGCCTTTTTGCGGATTGTGAACGTGGGATTGGCCACAACCGGAGGAAACAACCCTTCAAACCGGCTGCCGTCCAGGGGCAGCTCGCCTTCAACAACGGGAGAATCCTTTGTAACGACCGCGCCCAGCATGGACGCAACCTGGCTCAGTATTCCGGAGGCAGAAGATGCAGGAATGGCGGACACTTCCACCATGCCTTTATCAAACGTATCGAGCCATAATTTGCCGTCAGGGTTGAGCATGACTTCAATCACGTTATCATCATCCAGGGCCTGGGTAACAATGGGGCCTAAATTATGTTTCAAACTGTCCAATACAACGCTCATTTTCATTCCTTTCTGATACTTTTTTAAAAAACAAAGAGAGGGGTGATCGTATCCATTATTGAAGATTGAGGTACAAACCCGAGATACCGGCTATCCAACGAGTATTTGGTGTCGCCGATTACAACGAATTGCGCAGAAGGCACGATGCCTGTTTTCGGGGAAAAGGGCGTAATCACCCGGCCTTTGCTGTCTGTATCCGAGGCAGGGGGTAATCGGTATGCCTGCCCTGGTAAAGCAGCCACACGTTTCATTAAAGGTGTATTTTTAACGTACTTGGATACAAGAGGTTGTTGTGCAGCCGTGGGATGAAAAACAACAAAGGAACCTTTGGCAATTGCCCGGGAGGTTTTTAAATATATACCTCGGGGCAGGCTGGCAGAACGATTGATATAACAGTATTGAGATACAAAAAAACAGACCGCAAAAAAGAGACTGCAGAGCAGCAAAATTTTATATTTCATTTTTCGAGACCTCTTGCGCTATGTGATCGGGCGGCGGGATTTTAACCCGCTTTTGAAAGACAGGATCTAAAAAATAGAGTATCTGCTGACCGTATACCGTGTTGTACCCGGCAACGAATATAAGCATATCACCAGGGGTTTTGATTCCCCCTTTTTCGTCTTTGACCGGGCCTTTCAACCGCATGCATTCATCCGGTGTGAGCAATGGTCTTGCAACTTCGCTGACCGATACAGAGGCATTTCCCATGCCGCCTAATCGTTTGCCGGAAACACTGGTCTTTTTGTCCACAACAGTGGTTTTCCCGGTCATATCCGACAACAGTTTTGCGGTTTCTATCTTGTTGGGTGCATATGCAATCCTGACATGGCAGTTCGATGTAATTGATTCATCCCTAGTATAGGCCTCCTGCAGCTGGGATAAATCCTGGACAATGATATAAGCCTTCACGCCGTAACCGGCCATAAACGCCAGGGCCTTTTGCATGATTTCCAACTTGCCCAGGCTGGTGAATTCGTCCAGCATGAGCAACAGCCTGTGTTTATAACTCACTACGGCCTGCCCGTTTTCAAACTCCATTTTCTGGGTGAATTTTCTTAACGCCAGATTGAAAAACACGCGCAGCAGAGGCCTTAACCTGTCCAGGTTGGCAGGGGATACAACCAGGTATAAATCAACAGGAGTTTCAGAATTCATGATATCTGAAATGAAAAAATCAGACTCAGAGGTGTTTTTTGCGACAATGGGATCACGATACAAAGAAAGGTTTGTAACAGCGGTGGATACGACCCCGGATAACTCTCGGTCAGCTTTGATCACAGCTTCACCGGCATAACTGTCAATGGTTGATTGTATGTTGTCTGCCAGATCCGTATCCATATCCGGATACCTGTTTTTTAAAATTTGTGCGTGTTCCTTGTCTATCATGGCATAGAGCAGGTTTTTCACATCCCCCTCATTGTCGCTTTTTGTAATTTCGGCCACGACATCTGCAAGGGTTGCACCCTGCTTTGATACAATGACATGCAAAATTAACCCGGTCAGCAAGGCATACCCGGCCTGGGTAAAATAATCTTTCATGCCCTTACCATCCGGATCACAGATCATTTGTGCAATATTCTGGGCATCCGCAATGGCGTGATTGGTATTAATCCGCACTTCAGCCAAAGGATTCCATTTAGCAAAAGAGAATGTTTCATCGGCAGGATCAAACTTAAGAAGTTTATGATGTAATTCTTTGGATCTATAGCCTGATGTCAATGCGTAATTTTCACCTTTGATGTCCAGGGTTACGCTTGAGCCCGGCCAGGCAAGTAGAGATGGGATAACCAGGCCCACACCTTTACCGGATCGGGTTGGCGCAAATGCTAGAATATGCTCCGGACCGTTATGGATCAGGTATTTGGTTCCCCTGGTCAATGGAAAGCCGCCGACATATACACCTTCTTTGGCATCAAGTCCCATAGCGGCCAACTCTTTTTTCTTTGCCCAGGTTGCGGTGCCGTGCAGATTTAAATTGCCTTTCGGCTTTTTCCTGAGAAGCAGGAAAAAGCCGAAGGCCGTGCTGAGGACAAAAGTACCGAAGATCAAGTCAACCCGGTTACCCACCGGGGTATCTATTATGTATTTGTTCCATTCAAACACCTTCCAGGGAAGGTAATACGTATCAAACGCCGGTCGGCCCAGGTCAGGATGGTATCGTAATGCCTTGGCTACGGTTTGCGTGGCGTAACTCATAAATGCAAAGGCCCACAACAAAAAACAAACCGGGAAAAGAAGCGGATACCTGCTTTTTTTTGCCTTGGCCTGCTTAAGGCCGTATTCTTGTTTTTTCATCGTTCAAGCCCTACGCCTTTATCTTTGGAAAGATATTTGATTTGGGATTTCAACTGACTTTGAACTCGACTCTTACCCATCTTGCACTTGGCCAGGTCATTGAAATCCGTGTACCCAAGCTTTTTTGATTCATCCGTAAATTTGGGGATAATGACTTTAGCACCAACGGCCTTGGCGGCTTTTTCGGCTTTTTTCACACCCACATTGTTTTTTTTGGCGTGGTCATTATCAGCACAAATGAACAACTCAGCCGAGGGCATCAATTCCCGGATTTGTTTGGCCACATTTTCAAGGTTATTTGCATCAAAACAGACCACCGCTGGAAGGTGGCTCACATCATTAAGGGTCTTTCCCGTTGCAAATCCTTCAGCCAGCAGTATGGGTTTTTGTTCGTCGAGTTCGCCTATGGTATAAGCGTTCCCAGATTTTTTCCCGCCGGTCAGAAATTGCTTTTGCCCATCCTCGCCGATGAACTGCAGGGATTCGATTTTGTTGGTTTTAAGATTTTTGGCAGGGACAATCAGCCGGTTGTTTTTATCAACCCGGTATCCTTTGTCGCCATTGATCTTTTTATCTGTAAGGTATGGGTGGGACGTGGTTTTTTCGGCATTAATGTAAATGCCGAACGCTTTTTTAGCTGCTGCGGCGTGATCCTGGTCCCGCTCGGCTGCCCGTGCTTGTTTATTTCCTGATGTAATGACTGTTTTACCGAGTTCTCCTTCATATTTGAAATTGGCTTTTTCCCCGGTTTTATGATTTTGAATGAACCCCGCAGGCCTGCCGTCGGGATAAAGCGTATATGCCCCGGATTTTTTACCGCCCTTATCTCCTTCAACCGCTACACGGTGCAGCTTGCCGTCCGCCTGGGGGCTGTCAATTTTCAGGCCAAGTCTGGAAGCCTGATCCTGGAATTGAGCAGTTACTTTGTTCATGTCAAGACTATCCTGGGCAGGTTCGAGCCATTTTTTAAAAGGGGCCTGGTCAATTTCAGATTCAACAAACCAGGATTTTTCCTGTTTATCCCATTTTGCACCCAGGGCCTTGGCTTCATCTTTCTCTGAATACGGCACGTTGATATACATCCTGGATAATGCCGGATCTCTTTTTTCGATTTGCGAATTTTTGGATAGTTTCGGGGCAGGGGAGGGCACCTGGGGAGATGGAACAGATTTGGACTTTTTTTCAAGGGAAGGGGCGATATTCTTCAGATAGGTTACTATTTCACGCTGGGAATCATCCAGTTCCTTGTTAAAAGCTGATAACGGATCACTTTTATAGTGCTCGGGCATTAAATCATCAAACAAATCGGGATTGCCCATGGCCACAGTTATTTTTTCCGTATACGAAAACAAATCTTTGTGATCAATACGGTATTTATCGGCTTTCGCCTGTAATCGTTCCGCTTCTTTTTGTGTTGCTTTACCTTTCTCTAAATCAGGCCCCATCAGGTATTCAACGATTTTTTCAGCGTCTTTCATTGCAAACCCGAGTTCTTTTGCCCGATCTTCCGGCTTTATGGCTTTCAGCCAGGACGAAACATACGCTTTATTGCTCTCTTTGGATTCGGCAGAATAGCCAATGCCAATTTGAGAACACACCAGCCAGCTTGATATTTCCGCCCTTAATTCTTCCTTGGCCCTGGAATCCTTATCCGCATAGTCAACGCCCCTGTCCAGCATTGATTTATGGGCTGTAGCATGGGACAGTTCATGAAATATTGTGGAATAATATTTTGACTTATCGTCAAATTGTGACTTGTCCGGCGTTTCAATGGAATGGGTTAAAAAATTATAAAACGCCTTATCAAGCTGACTCCCTGTGATTTCCACATTGGCAGATGCTATCAGCTTTTCTGCTTTATCTTCCGGCTTCCAGGCAGGCTCCGGGTGCCTGTATGGTTCCACTCCTTCAATCTGGGTGGCATTAAAAACAGAAAAAGTTTTGAAAATAGGTTTATTGACCTTAGTTATTTTCTCTTCACCGTTTTCATCTAGGATGGGCTTTCCTTTATCATCAAGCTCTTTTTCCAATCTGGCAGGCGAGTAAAAAAATCCTTTGGAGGCTTTTTGCCCTTTTTTGACAAAACAATTCATATCTTTCGCCTGGTTGAACGTCATCCACCTGGGGTCATTGTAGCCGCTCATTGCCAGGTTAATCAGGTTTACACCTTTATAATTCTGGTCCGTGGTTAAATTTTTAGGCAATTCTAACAACAGACCTTCTTCCCACGGTTTCTGCCAGGGCGCATCGCCTTTTTCAATGGCCTCTAAAACCCTTTTGGAAAAATCATTGAGCTGGTCTTGATATTTACTCATAATTCAACCCCTCATTCTCTAACTGTACTTTTTGCATTCTGGCTAATTCTTCAGCAGAAATTTTGATAAGGCCAAAGGATTCTTCCGCATATTCGGCAACATCCCCCGGGATATCGTCAGAATCAAAATCAAGGGTATCCAGTTGTCTTTTCAGCCAGGCGATGTACTCATCAACGGTCATGTTGCGTTTCATTGCAAAGTATTCAAAATCCATTATTATTCTCCTTCTTTTCTGTGAACTGGGGCTTGCCGTTATCGTCAAAATACGTTTGTTTACATTTGGGAAAGCCGGAGCATCCCCACCAATAATTATTCTTGCCTCCTTTTCCTTTTTTCTTTGATTCCCGTTTCACAAGCGGTTTGCCGCAGGCCCGGCACTTGTGTTCTGATAATTCTATTTTTTTCTTTGGTGTTAAATCCGGCTTGCCGTTTTTATCATTGAGGAATACAGGCTTGGCATGTCCATCCTGGTTGAAGCATGCCCAATACCACGCCCCTTTTTTGCTTTTTTGCCTGTGTAACGGCCGGTCGCATTCCGGGCAAAGATGGGTTCCCGGTAAAGGGTCTAATTGAAGATCAAATATTGCTTTGACAAGTTCCGGGACCTGGGTGGTTTGATCCGTCATAAATGCGGACAGGCTTTCGTTACCGTCAACGATGCCAGAAAGCCTTGATTCCCATTGTGCCGTTGTCACGGGATCAGTGAGTACTTCAGGGGCCATTTTGACCAGCTGCCGGCCAAGATCAGTGGAAATGATCTTCTTTTTCTGGAGTTCTATCAGCTGCCGGGCTTTTAATGTTTCGATGATCCCGGCCCTGGTCGCTTCAGTTCCGATGCCTTCATTTTCTTTTAAAGTCTTTTTGGCTTCGGTATCTTCGATAAACCTGTGGATATTTGCCATAGCCTCAATGAGGGTGCCTTCGGTGAATCTTGCGGGTGGTTTGGTTTTTTGGGATTTAATATCAACCTGGCCTGCGGTTATACCGTCGTTCTGGTGAACCTCTGGCAAAATTTGATCTTCTGCGGTTTCATCCTCTTGTTCCCTGATGAAGGCTGTCCAGCCAGAATTTAGTATATTTCTGCCCGTTGATTTCCAGACAGTATGATTGATCCCGGTCAGAATTTTCTGCGCTTCATATTCCATGGCTGCATAAAACTGAATACAAAAGATTTGGGCAATCATACGGTACAGGGCAGATTCATCAGCTGACAGGTTAGAAGGCGTTTCACCCGTAGGGATAATGGCATGATGGGCAGTTACTTTTTTCGTATTGTATGCAGCGCTTTTGATAGAACAATCCGTATTCCCGGCAATTTGTTCAAATCCGGAAACGTTTGCCAGGGCTGCAAGCACACTGTCTGCTTCATCAAATTGCTCTTCCGGCAGGTACCGGCAATCTGAGCGGGGATATGTTGTCAGCTTTTTTTCATAAAGTGCCTGGGCCACATCAAGCACTTGTTTTGCTCCCATACCGAGTTTTGAAGATGCAGCTTTTTGTAAAGAGGACAGGCAATGGGGTAACGGCGGATTCTTTTTCTTTTTTTCTTTGTAGGCTTCAAGAATTTTACCCGCCTGGCTGCTTACCTCTTTTTTGAGCCGATAGGCTTCATCAGGATTGATTAAACGGCCCTGGTCATCCAGCCCTTTTTGTGTGTCAAGGGGTTGAAACGTACCGGTGAAAGAACCTGCTTCATGAATAATTTCAACATGCAGGGTGAAATACGGATGAGGTTTGAAGTTTTCAATAGCCAGGTCCCGGTTGACCACCAGGGCAAGGGTAGGGGTCTGGACCCGGCCAAGGGATAGCACGCCCTGGCTGCCGGCATCGCGACCTTTGAGGGTCATGGCCCGGGTGCAGTTCATGCCTACCAGCCAGTCTGCCTGGGCTCTGGCCCTGGCGGCATCACGCAGGCCGGTATAGTCACTATTGTCGGTCATGGAGGTCAGGGCTTTTTTAACTGATTTATCATCCAGGGCCGCAAGCCAGATACGTTCACAAAAACCGGCATAGTCGTGGTATTCCAACACTTCATCAACAAGAAGCTGCCCTTCTCTGTCCGGGTCCCCTGCATTGACGACCATTTCAGCATCCCGTAGCAGCTTACCTATGATCTTCATTTGTACGACAGCATCTTTTCTGACCGAGGCGTTAAAGGTGCCCGGTAAAATGGGCAGTTCCTCTTTTCTCCAAACCTTGTACTTTTCGTCGTATGCTTCGGGCTGGTCCATTTCCAACAGGTGGCCGAAGCACCAAGTAACGACATCTTGGCCGCATTCTATATAACCGTTCCTTTTTTCCACATTCCCCAGGCCTGCAGCAATGGCCCGGCCAAGAGATGGTTTTTCTGCTATGAAAAGTCTCATGATTTCTTTCTCCTTAATTGTTTCTTGTGAGTTTTAATTTTCATTTCAGCCTCTGCCCGCCCTTCAAGAAACCCGGCATACCAGCTTACAACCTCTGTGTTTTCCGGTTGGGACTCCTGTTTCCGGAGCCCCTCCTCATAGCCTTCTTGCCAGGATTTTTTATCAATTTTCATAATTTGCCTTCATACGGCTCGCTGAACTCTAAATCTTTAACCGCTATGATGTTCAGGCGATAACCAGGCCGGATGGTTAAGGTGGGGGACATATTCATATGTTTTTCAAGCAGGGCCATGGTTGTTTGCCCCATCTGATCGGCCAAGGCCGTTCCCATGGATTCATTGAGCGTTGTTGTTTCGTCACTGTTATCGCTGTCCAAGGTGTTCATGGCATAAGCAGTGCCGCCGGTGACAAGGCTCATTAGCAGGGCATGACCATAAATCCTGAAATAGTGGTTATTCACCTTGTCTTTCAGGCCGGTGTAACCCAGCTGGTCCCCGCCGGGCATATCCTTCAAGGTCATTGTCCGGCCATCAGGAAAGATTAATCGCTGCCAGACGACGAATACCCGTTCCTGGCCCATAATTATGTTGTTCTGATATTGGCCAAAGGCTTTGGTGCCCTGGGGGATGAGTAGGTTATAACCGGTTGCGGTATCCCAGACATTTTGACTGACCTGACCGCTGATATAGCCGGGCAAAGTTGAATCAATCCCGGTGATCAGCACCACAGGTATAATGGCCCCGGTTTTAATGGATAACGCATTGGTATCCTGATCCATGGAATAACCGTTATCCCACATTGAATCATCATTGCTTTCGGTTTGAGCTGATATGGATAAACCAGTTGTCGTTGTTACTGATGCTATGGATCGTGAATCGGCACCCCCAAGGCCAAGCCTTGCTTTAGCGTTTGCAAGTTCACTGTTTAAAGCGGACAATCTTGCTGAAGTTCCAGATTGCCCGCCGGTTTGGTCAGAAATACCAGAAGAGGCGCTGACAATCATTGAGGCGTTTTTTTTGTAAACAACCGGATTGGATTCCAAAGCCTGGCGTTGCTTTTCAAATCGGTACTGCAGAACGGTGACAAGCTGTTTTTGCCGCTGCTTATCTAAAGCGGCTTTTACAGGGTCCTGGGGAGGGGGATTCGCGCGTACAACCTCAATGGGCTCAAGGGCCTTTTGATCCCCCTTTTTCCCCTGGGTGTTCATATCGGTTTCAGACGCAAGGCCTTTGCGTTGTTTAGGGGCTTTGGGCAGATTAAGCCCTTCTTCATCTGTGGATACGGATGACTGCTGGGGTTCTATCAACAGGGTTTCCTGATCCTGATCCCCGTTTCTATTCTTTCTTTTATCTTCATCAAAGATTGAAAAAAGCAGCAGCAATACAATGATGGCAATGAACAGAAACAGCACTAAGATAGGCTTTTTGCTCAACACCGTTGTCATTACGCCCGGCCTTTGCAGCCCCCGTGGTGCACTCATTTTTTAACCTCGCGTTGGGTATAATTGTCTGCCAGGTTATATCCCGGCATGCGGAACATCCGGCTGAAACTGAATCCGTCACTGCTTTTAAGGTGGACGTATCCGGTGCCGGGATTTTGCGATAACACGTCAATGACATAGCAGATCTTGACAGCGCTCTGGGTCTGACTGATTGTATAACCGGCTCGTCTGGCCTGTTTTTCAATCAGTTCGTCAAAGGTTTTATTGCCGCTTTTAAGAAGCGTTATCGTGGTTTTTGCCGGTGGATATTGCAGGATCAGGCGGCTGATGATTTCATCACAAATCAGTAACGGCGGCTCAGAATCAATCGATACCCATGATCCTTTAGAAGAAAGATGGGTGCAGGAAAAACAGGTTAACGCCAGAAAAAAAAGAAGGGTCAGTCTGGTAAGCGGTTTCATTTTTTCGCCTCCAGCCGGGTCAGGGTTAATTCTTCCTTATCCTTGCCCACACCAAGGATTAAATAGCCTTGGTCAAAAATCCGGTCTACAATAAAACAGTTATTTTTAACCCGGCAGTTTACAAGACCTTTACCCGCCGCGGTTTTGACCATGAACATGGGCATTTCCTGCAATTTTGGCAGCTTGATATACGTTTTAACGCCGTTGTCAAAAACCTGCAGCGGTCTCCAGCCGGCATTTCCGGATATTTCATAATCAAAGTTTAAATTGGTAATATCAAAACCATCAGGAGTGGTCCTTTTCTCTTTTTCTTTGATTTCTTTTTCCCGGGCCGCTTTGGTGATTGCGATATGGTCCTGGGGATAGATGAAGCCTGTATACAGCATGTGTTTACTGCGGTCGGACTTGAGATTGATATGATAAACCCGCCGGTCAGTGGTGATCACTGCTGTGGTAGTGAGTCCGGAATCCAGGGCTTTGAAAACAACGTGACTTGTGCTGATATCGCCGCTACCGGAAAACACGATTTCTGCATACCATCGCGCGTTATCGCCCAGGACCATAGAATTGATTACTTCTCCGGGCTGCAATTCCAGATCAGCCACTTTATACGGTGTAACAATAATGGTTGGATTTGAATGTCCATAAACAAAACAGTTCATGCCGTTTCTTGTGGTGATGGGGTCCAGGGTGTTTTTTTGCCATCTTGACTGCAAGGCTAAAGGCTTTCTTTCTTTGCTGACCAATCTGGCTGATACGGGGCTTACAAAATCCGCAGCCCGGCATGTCGTCAAACCGGCAAAGAATACTGCTATTGCGATTGTAATTAGTTTTTTCATGGGTTAAACTCCTATTGTATCTTTTTGCTGTGGCTGATTTGCGACACATATATGCCGCTGGCATTGTTGATAATTTCTTGTTGTGTTTCTGGAATCTTGCGTTTGATGATAAGGTTTGCTTGATAGGTTGTCCGGGATCGTTCAACGCCTTTATGTGTGCGCTCTATCTCTGTCCATTCCACCAGCCATGTTTCTCCGCTGACATACAGAGGCAGGGCCAAAATCCGCACTTCTACCAATTTTTCTTCGCTGGAAATGTATGGATTATTGTCTGCATACCATTTAGCCAGGATTCTTTTTGCAGCACCAATTGACATGAAACTGGATTGCTTGATGTATTTTTCCTGCAGGGCGATATCAGCCGTGACCGTCCGCCAGGCCGTGATAAACTGGCCCAGGCTGTATTGAATCATCTCCTGGCTGGTCTCAAGTTTTTTGGCCATATGTCCGCCGCTGATCCGCCCGGCCCGGTCAACTTCAACCATGTACGGGATCACTTTTTGTTGTCTAAGCTGTATGATATTGCCGGCACCAAGCAAGATAGCTACAACCGAAACAAGCAGGGCTAACCACCGCCAAAGGTTTCTTTCCTTGATGAAAGATCCGAATACTTCAGCCCATGCCTGCCGTCCGGCGAGATAATGGTTTTGAATTCCTTT encodes the following:
- a CDS encoding S26 family signal peptidase, yielding MKYKILLLCSLFFAVCFFVSQYCYINRSASLPRGIYLKTSRAIAKGSFVVFHPTAAQQPLVSKYVKNTPLMKRVAALPGQAYRLPPASDTDSKGRVITPFSPKTGIVPSAQFVVIGDTKYSLDSRYLGFVPQSSIMDTITPLFVF
- the traI gene encoding TraI/MobA(P) family conjugative relaxase; amino-acid sequence: MISKRIHCEPQNDKIKRLGLYIGAGHEREKLFAKWTAGCYAGQDYDLAIDEIKATQAMNTRTKKEKTYHMVVSFHPEDFKKLSLEDFKNIEKEFAAALGFEDHQRLCGIHINTDNPHMHVAYNMIHKEKYTRHDPFYDYYKRDKTCRLLEEKYKLKVDIGVEQQFSDYVKLRQADIKQAFDNAKDWQSLHKELAVYGLTVQMRGNGCILAAIGHKQKDGHHIKLSDFDKNLSKKKLQDRFGFYEKSAGDHEVKEFFQREPKRENSKAKDFETKTGLKSFETFILESKEFIAQAAIKSDTWQDFHRELAKVGLEVRPRGAGYVLTDIGGKTKKNSSIPFSKTGMRIVKNGIILDRPKRRDMNNERETKQPGNLKILGKFESSQGGYTIENSYKFEPVKKLKSAKEREAWKIYIREQKRHNYNWIKFNKNFQRFYGEDYGM
- a CDS encoding plasmid mobilization protein — protein: MKKDKREIILKAYVTKKEYCQIKLLAKQTGFSVSEYIRRILNGQRIESRLDQEAFLSALKVNADLGRLGGLFKYYLAQGFKKVPPSEIRKVLHDIEDRQRQLRPVISKIRDMV
- the trbB gene encoding P-type conjugative transfer ATPase TrbB, with protein sequence MSVVLDSLKHNLGPIVTQALDDDNVIEVMLNPDGKLWLDTFDKGMVEVSAIPASSASGILSQVASMLGAVVTKDSPVVEGELPLDGSRFEGLFPPVVANPTFTIRKKAINIFTLDNYVRSGIMSSDQQQIICDAIANKKNILVVGGTGSGKTTLTNAILAELANIAGDERLVIIEDTSELQCLSKNKVMLRTNRNTNMQHLLKATMRLRPDRIVVGEVRGGEALDLLKAWNTGHPGGVCTVHANSCAGGLVRLQQLIAEVVPNPMDDLIQEAVDLVIFIKRTKEGRKIEDIAEIGNDYGFQSETQKLRILK
- a CDS encoding TrbM/KikA/MpfK family conjugal transfer protein; the protein is MKKFSATITIFLFWIVFLGETPLSWGDDELTNEQKLACESILCLSSGDRPDECDPALNYFFSIKKKKLSDTRDARKSFLKKCPDSNADGMSSLINVLVDYNCSSCTVEQLNKNLVKVVISTGRNFSSISNHSSGYTVMAVDPELPAYCLKYYAAMNSNQYTAYSQYSQSQPVYIGSNIGRKVQDDDGNEYYVIYAKSRNEQAQITEAISQNRWEWAN
- a CDS encoding type IV secretory system conjugative DNA transfer family protein, translated to MKKQEYGLKQAKAKKSRYPLLFPVCFLLWAFAFMSYATQTVAKALRYHPDLGRPAFDTYYLPWKVFEWNKYIIDTPVGNRVDLIFGTFVLSTAFGFFLLLRKKPKGNLNLHGTATWAKKKELAAMGLDAKEGVYVGGFPLTRGTKYLIHNGPEHILAFAPTRSGKGVGLVIPSLLAWPGSSVTLDIKGENYALTSGYRSKELHHKLLKFDPADETFSFAKWNPLAEVRINTNHAIADAQNIAQMICDPDGKGMKDYFTQAGYALLTGLILHVIVSKQGATLADVVAEITKSDNEGDVKNLLYAMIDKEHAQILKNRYPDMDTDLADNIQSTIDSYAGEAVIKADRELSGVVSTAVTNLSLYRDPIVAKNTSESDFFISDIMNSETPVDLYLVVSPANLDRLRPLLRVFFNLALRKFTQKMEFENGQAVVSYKHRLLLMLDEFTSLGKLEIMQKALAFMAGYGVKAYIIVQDLSQLQEAYTRDESITSNCHVRIAYAPNKIETAKLLSDMTGKTTVVDKKTSVSGKRLGGMGNASVSVSEVARPLLTPDECMRLKGPVKDEKGGIKTPGDMLIFVAGYNTVYGQQILYFLDPVFQKRVKIPPPDHIAQEVSKNEI